From one Candidatus Cloacimonadota bacterium genomic stretch:
- a CDS encoding nucleotidyltransferase family protein, with translation MAYRKLDNIIKKKIISILVNAGAKRIGIFGSFANGTANSTSDIDILVEFFKRKSLLELVSIERELSESIGRKIDLLTEKSISPYLIDKIKSEERIIYESDFAGSDLLSEPDI, from the coding sequence ATGGCATATAGAAAATTAGATAATATAATTAAGAAAAAGATTATATCTATATTAGTTAACGCTGGTGCCAAAAGAATTGGAATTTTTGGTTCATTTGCAAATGGAACTGCTAATTCTACAAGTGATATAGATATTCTGGTAGAATTTTTTAAAAGAAAAAGTCTTCTTGAACTTGTTAGTATTGAAAGAGAATTATCAGAATCCATTGGAAGAAAGATTGATTTATTAACTGAAAAATCAATTAGCCCATATTTGATAGACAAAATTAAAAGCGAGGAAAGGATAATTTATGAAAGTGATTTCGCTGGTTCAGATTTGCTATCTGAACCAGACATTTAA